AGCCCGGTTCGACGAGATAGGTGGTGGCCGAGGTGGTGACGATGGCCGGCCCATCGATGCTGCTGCCGGGTTCGAGCGCGCGCTCGTCGTAGAGGCGCGTGGCGAGCGGCGCATCGACACCGATGAAATGACAGTCACGCGTACCCAGGCACTCGACCGCCAGGCGTTGCGGCGGCGGCATGATGCGACCGAGCGGCACCTTGGCACGCTCGACGAAGGACGACACGCGCACCGTGTTGATGCGCACGCCGGCCTCGGAGGCCTGCGAACCGGCGCCGAAGCGTTCGCCGTAGCGACGGTGAAACGCCGCGATCAGCGCCAGCACGTCGTTGACGCTGGCGAAACGTTCGATGTCGAAATTGACCGCGGTCTCGGCGCGCTGGTTGCCGTAACGCATGTCGAATTCGAGCCGGTAGCGGATGTCTTCCACCGCCACGCCCTGGCGCGTGAGGTCTTCGCGACCGCGGCGCTTGAGATCCTCGATGGTGGCATTGAGCGGCCCGTAGTCGGTCAGCACCTTCTTCAACACGGTGTGGAACACCACGGTGTAGATGGACTGCTCGTGGATGTGCAGCTGGTCGACATTGCCGGCGCCGAGCGCCGAGAACACCGAGGAGAACGGCGGCACCAGCACGCGTTTCACGCCCAAGGCGCTGGCAATGCCGCAGGCATGCAGGGGGCCGTTGCCACCGTAGGCCAGCATGGTGAATTCCGACGGCGAGTAGCCGCGTGCGCGCAGCTCCGTGGCGATGCCGTTGGCCATGGTGTGATCGACCGTGTGCTTGATGATGCGCGAGGCCGACACCACGTCGCCGCCGAGCGTGGCACCGAAAGCGTCGTGCATGGCTCGCTCGGCACGACGGGTATTGAGCTTGATGCGGCCGCGCGCGTAGTTGTCCGGGTCGAGATAACCGAGCAGCAGGTCGGCGTCGGTGACGGTCGCGTCGCGGCCGCCGCGGCCATAGCAGGCCGGCCCCGGATTCGAGCCCGCCGACTCGGGCCCGATCTTGACGCGCTTCAGCAGCGCGTCGTAGGAGGCTATCGAGCCGCCGCCCGCGCCGAGCGTGACGAGGTGCACCATCGGCACGCTCACCAGCCAGCGGTCGATGACGGGATTGAAGTCGTAATGGCGCTCACCATCGGCGGTGACGATGCCGATGTCGAAACTGGTGCCGCCCATGTCGGTGGCGATGACATTGCCGAGGCCGCCGGCCACCGACAGGTGCTCCGACGCCGCGATGCCCGCCACCGGCCCGGAATGCACGGTCTCGAGGGCATCGGTGGAATTCAACTGCGCCATGCCGCCCGAGTTGTGGTTGATGAGCATCGGCTTGGCGTAGCCGTTGGCGCGCAGGCTCATCTCCAGTGCGCCGAGGCCGTGGTACATGACGTTGTGCAGGAAGCCGTCGACGATGGCCGACATCGAGCGCGTGTATTCACCCTTGCGCCCCGCTACCTGGTGCGCCAGCAACACCGGCACCGCGCCGAGGAAATGGCCGGGGTATTCCTCCAGGAACAATTCGCGCACGCGCAGTTCGTGCAGCGGGTTGACGACGCTGTTGGTGAGCGACACCACCAGGGTTTCGGCGCCCTCGTCGACCAACGCGCGCAGCTGCGCGCGCACGTCGTCGTCATCGACCGCCATCAGCACCGCGCCGTTGTAACCAATGCGTTCGCGCACCGCGCGGATGAGCGGTGTCGGCACCAGCGGATCGGGACGCCGCGCGCGCGGCACGTCGTGCTGCCGTTCGAACGACAAGCCATCGCCGTGGCCGCGGGCGCGCGACAGCGGCACGGTGCTGTCGAAGCCGGCCGTGACCAACAGGCCGATGCGCGGCCCGCGCCGCTCGATGAGCGCGTTGGTGCCGAGGGTGGTGGCATAGCGCACCGAATCGACCCGCGACAACAGCTCACGCTTGCTGATGCCGAGCTCGGCGACCGCGAGCTCCAGCGCTTCGTTGAAACCGGTGGCGAGGTTGTGATGGGTGGTGAGCGCCTTGGCCTGCACGTGGCGCCCGGCCCAGGCCACGAAGCAGTCGGTGAAGGTGCCGCCGATGTCGACCGACACGCGATTCATGTCACCGCTCATGCTCAAGCCTCCCGGCCGTGCACGTGACGCGCGCGGCGCTGCGGGCGTTGCAGGCTTTCCGGCGACGGCAGGCTGCCACCGTGGGCGGCGGCCCATGCCGCGGCCTTCGCCTTCAGCGAATCGATGTCGAGTTCGATGTCGCGGATCGGTGGATGGCCCGGCACGGTGTACTCGGTTTCCACCAGCGTGCCGCAGCCCGGACAGTAATACTCGAGCAAGGCGGTATAGGCCGGGTCCGGTGAGAAGGTATAGGCGTACTTGTCGGGGTCGATGAGGGGACGATGGACTTCACGCGGATCGCGGTCATGCACCAACAAACCGCGCTTGTAGTTGTCACGCGCATTGCCGAGGTCGCGCGCGCAGCGTCGACACTGCCAGCGTTCGTTGACCAGGTCGATAAGGAGATACTCGGTGATACAGATTTTCATCGCGTCGTCCTGGCGGCAATCAACAGGCGGCCGTCCGCGCGACAACGGCGGAGTCGACCAGGCAAAGTAGAGTGGTCACGCCTGCGCGACGCGACCGGCGTCGAGTATAACAACTAAGAAAAGAACGAATGCTTGCGGACGATCAAGCAGCGCGTGCGCTTTCGTCCATCATCGCTTGCACGTTCGTTCAAGATGCGCGTGCTGCAACGCGCCTTGAACATCGACGCGCGCGCCGTTGCACGCACGTTCAAGCAATCATGACGTGTACCATGCGCCCTCGCGCTTGTCGGCGAAGCTGGCCAGGCCCTCGGTCGCTTCGGCACTGCGCCGCTTGGTCGCGTGCTCGTCGACCAGCCGCGCGAACAGCGCATCGTCGATCGTGGCGTGGGCGCAGCGCAGCGCCGACAGCTTGCTCAAGGCCTGCGCCTCCGGCGCGACTTTCAACAACGCATCGATGATGGGCGCGGCGCAGGCGTCGAGCTGGCCGGTGTCGCACACCTCGTGCACGAGCCCCAAGGCCTCGGCACGGCGCGCATCGAAGCGCTCGCCCGACAACGCATAGCGCCGCACGTTGCGCAGCCCCATGGCCGCCACCAGCTGCGGGAAGATGATGGTCGCCGCCATGCCCCAGCGCGCCTCGCTGATGGCGAACATGGCGTCGCGCTCGGCGATGACGATGTCGCAGGATGCGACGATGCCAGTGCCGCCGCCGACGCAGAAGCCGTGCACCAGGGCCAGCGTCGGCTTGGGCATTTCATTGAGGCTGCGCATCGCTTCGGCGGTGGCGGTCGAAGCGGCGTGGTTGGTGGCGGCGTCCATCGCAGCCACCTGGCGCAACCACTTGAGATCGGCGCCGGCCTGGAAGTGCGCGCCGTTGCCGCGTACCACCATCACCCGCACCCGCGGATCGGCGGCCAACGCGGCACAGGTCTCGATGAGGCCCTCGAGCAGGTCGGCGTTGTAGGCGTTGTTGAGCGCGGGGCGGTTCAAGGTCACGGTGGCGACGCCGCGGGCGTCGAGGCCGGAGAGCACGGCGGGCTCGCTCATGGTGAAGTCTCCTGTTCGGGCGTTGCGACGATGATAAACGCGGAAGACGTCCGCGTCGGCGCAGCCCGATCATGGCCTGACATCGGGTCTGCGCGCATCGATTGCATTCGTGCATTGAAAAGGCCCGCGCGGCACGTTTGAATGGCGCACGAATTCACTCCGACAGGGCTGCGTCATCAACATCATGTCTTCGCTCTCCCACGCCCTCAAGCTCCATGGCGACGGCCGGCTCGATGAAGCGCGGCAGGCGTATCTCGATATCCTGGCGCATGCGCCCGACGCCGATGGCGCCCTGCATTATCTCGGCATCCTCGAGCATCAATGCGGGCGCAGCGAGAGCGGGCTGGACCTCCTGGCGCGGGCCCTCGATCTCGCGCCGCCCCAGGCCGACAGGCTCAACGATCTCGGCAACGTGCTGACCGAACTCGAGCGCCTGGAGGAAGCCGTCGCGGCATTCGCGGTGGCCGCCGAGCTCGCGCCCGGCGACGCCAATTACAGCAACAACCTCGGCGCGGTGTTGATGCGCCTCGAGCGGCTGCCCGAGGCGCTGGCGGCGTTCCAGCAGGCGCTTGCCGGCGATCCGGCGTTCGTGCCGGCGCTGAACAATCTCGGCGA
The nucleotide sequence above comes from Pseudomonadota bacterium. Encoded proteins:
- a CDS encoding hydantoinase/oxoprolinase family protein, whose translation is MNRVSVDIGGTFTDCFVAWAGRHVQAKALTTHHNLATGFNEALELAVAELGISKRELLSRVDSVRYATTLGTNALIERRGPRIGLLVTAGFDSTVPLSRARGHGDGLSFERQHDVPRARRPDPLVPTPLIRAVRERIGYNGAVLMAVDDDDVRAQLRALVDEGAETLVVSLTNSVVNPLHELRVRELFLEEYPGHFLGAVPVLLAHQVAGRKGEYTRSMSAIVDGFLHNVMYHGLGALEMSLRANGYAKPMLINHNSGGMAQLNSTDALETVHSGPVAGIAASEHLSVAGGLGNVIATDMGGTSFDIGIVTADGERHYDFNPVIDRWLVSVPMVHLVTLGAGGGSIASYDALLKRVKIGPESAGSNPGPACYGRGGRDATVTDADLLLGYLDPDNYARGRIKLNTRRAERAMHDAFGATLGGDVVSASRIIKHTVDHTMANGIATELRARGYSPSEFTMLAYGGNGPLHACGIASALGVKRVLVPPFSSVFSALGAGNVDQLHIHEQSIYTVVFHTVLKKVLTDYGPLNATIEDLKRRGREDLTRQGVAVEDIRYRLEFDMRYGNQRAETAVNFDIERFASVNDVLALIAAFHRRYGERFGAGSQASEAGVRINTVRVSSFVERAKVPLGRIMPPPQRLAVECLGTRDCHFIGVDAPLATRLYDERALEPGSSIDGPAIVTTSATTYLVEPGWNFHAAEQGAAWLTGG
- a CDS encoding acetone carboxylase subunit gamma, encoding MKICITEYLLIDLVNERWQCRRCARDLGNARDNYKRGLLVHDRDPREVHRPLIDPDKYAYTFSPDPAYTALLEYYCPGCGTLVETEYTVPGHPPIRDIELDIDSLKAKAAAWAAAHGGSLPSPESLQRPQRRARHVHGREA
- a CDS encoding enoyl-CoA hydratase/isomerase family protein, whose translation is MSEPAVLSGLDARGVATVTLNRPALNNAYNADLLEGLIETCAALAADPRVRVMVVRGNGAHFQAGADLKWLRQVAAMDAATNHAASTATAEAMRSLNEMPKPTLALVHGFCVGGGTGIVASCDIVIAERDAMFAISEARWGMAATIIFPQLVAAMGLRNVRRYALSGERFDARRAEALGLVHEVCDTGQLDACAAPIIDALLKVAPEAQALSKLSALRCAHATIDDALFARLVDEHATKRRSAEATEGLASFADKREGAWYTS